A stretch of Acidobacteriota bacterium DNA encodes these proteins:
- a CDS encoding alpha/beta fold hydrolase, with product MSAPGQPVGVLIPVGRNALRGDLAIPRSARGVVIFAHGSGSSRHSSRNQYVARYLTRCGFATLLIDLLTEDEEVADTPSGHLRFDIARLALRLVAILDWVSSEPELDSLPVGLFGASTGGAAALVAAAEHPHQVAAVVSRGGRPDLAGAALSGVMAPTLLLVGADDAALIALNREAMSRMHCTVSLQPVEGATHLFEEPGPLEAVATAAGLWFQRFLSEASEDRFLPSSPQVYCDRSARVILPAPRR from the coding sequence ATGAGCGCACCAGGTCAACCAGTCGGCGTGTTGATACCCGTGGGCCGCAACGCCCTGCGGGGCGATCTGGCCATCCCGCGAAGTGCCCGGGGGGTTGTCATTTTTGCACACGGGAGCGGCAGCAGCCGCCACAGTTCGCGCAACCAGTATGTGGCGCGGTATCTGACGCGGTGCGGCTTCGCCACGCTGCTGATCGACCTGCTGACCGAAGATGAAGAGGTGGCTGATACGCCCAGCGGCCACCTTCGATTCGACATCGCCCGGCTCGCGCTGCGGCTTGTGGCCATTCTGGATTGGGTGTCGTCTGAGCCGGAGCTGGACTCGCTTCCCGTCGGCCTGTTCGGCGCGAGCACCGGTGGCGCTGCCGCGCTGGTGGCCGCGGCCGAGCATCCCCATCAGGTGGCGGCGGTGGTGTCGCGCGGAGGCCGGCCGGACCTGGCCGGGGCCGCGCTTTCGGGTGTGATGGCCCCGACCCTGCTTCTGGTGGGGGCCGATGACGCGGCGTTGATCGCCCTGAACCGCGAGGCCATGTCCCGGATGCATTGCACCGTGTCGCTGCAGCCCGTCGAGGGAGCGACGCACCTGTTCGAGGAGCCAGGACCGCTCGAGGCCGTCGCCACCGCCGCCGGGCTATGGTTCCAGCGCTTCCTGAGCGAAGCGTCAGAAGACCGCTTTCTTCCCAGTTCTCCACAGGTGTATTGCGACCGATCAGCACGCGTGATTCTCCCGGCGCCCCGGCGATAG
- a CDS encoding serine/threonine-protein kinase, with protein sequence MPLPSGTKIGIYAIVSKLGEGGMGEVYVARDTRLDRDVALKVLPELFTSDPDRLARFEREAKVLASLNHPNIAQVYGFEGNAIAMELVDGDTLEAMISGSRGPGVQGSTSPEVQESVGLPLDRVLPIMRQIAIALEAAHDQGIIHRDLKPANVKVREDGTVKVLDFGLAKAFAADAESAASVSNSPTLTARSTQMGMILGTAAYMAPEQAKGRPVDRRADVWAFGVVFFEMLAGRRAFEGDDVSEVLASVLKTEPEWSALPADLPGPVRRLLRRCLEKDPKKRLRDVGEGMLQLEEGLATGSTSSIMMPAVGDASVSGAMPAAPSPLWRRMLPVAAVVVLTAGAYAGINAWMAPPPADPPRPVRFQHEIPPASPMWVSGDLRDLAVSPDGGVIVYAVQERSGSPELWVRRLDQLEGAPLRGAEGAGGPFVSADSQWVGFVDSSDRAAVKKVSILGGPPVPVTRLAAGVHGAAWMTDGTIVFGMRGGPLQSVGQAGGEPVALTTLDKEAGDVEHLWPAEVPGTSVVLFVTGSGTTPALGGQLAAFDRATGRIARLKLAGVHPRYLPTGHVVYAVSDGSLRAVAFDVSTMTVAANSVPVLEGVAIKPTGAANFDTSRDGALVYGGGGNTMAALRTINWTSRTGKETAIPAAPRNYYYARISPDGSQLSLDARDQEQDIWIFDIRREHLDRLTDTPGADQYGLWATGGQRVVFNSEVKGKSEIYQMRPDGTGGMEQLTDASKEKVTPYPNAITPDGKQVIFRAASGVGKNDLWISSATGDRSVSKLLASEHDERNATLSPDGKWMAYESDDSGRYEVYVRPFPDVNSRKSPVSTSGGTEPLWSPTGKEIFYVSEDNRMMAVPVSTASGFVAEKPVVLFDAMPYYFGGQGRNYDVTKDGLRFVMVKNPPSLVGRSMPILVVLNWAEELKSKIK encoded by the coding sequence ATGCCCCTGCCGTCCGGCACAAAAATCGGTATCTACGCGATTGTCTCGAAACTCGGCGAAGGCGGAATGGGCGAGGTCTACGTCGCGCGCGACACCAGGCTCGACCGCGACGTGGCGCTGAAGGTCCTTCCGGAACTCTTCACCAGCGACCCCGATCGCCTCGCGCGCTTCGAACGCGAAGCCAAGGTGCTGGCGTCCCTCAATCACCCGAACATCGCGCAGGTGTACGGGTTCGAGGGGAACGCCATCGCGATGGAGCTGGTGGATGGCGACACCCTCGAAGCCATGATATCGGGGTCCCGGGGTCCCGGAGTCCAGGGGTCGACTAGTCCCGAGGTCCAGGAGTCCGTCGGACTGCCACTGGACCGCGTCCTGCCGATCATGCGGCAGATTGCGATTGCGCTTGAAGCGGCGCACGACCAGGGCATCATCCACCGCGACCTGAAGCCGGCAAATGTGAAGGTCCGCGAAGACGGCACGGTAAAGGTGCTGGACTTCGGACTCGCGAAAGCGTTCGCCGCCGATGCGGAGAGCGCGGCCTCTGTGTCCAATTCACCCACGCTCACCGCGCGCTCGACGCAGATGGGGATGATTCTCGGGACGGCCGCCTACATGGCGCCAGAGCAGGCGAAGGGCCGCCCCGTCGATAGACGCGCCGACGTCTGGGCCTTCGGCGTCGTCTTCTTCGAGATGCTCGCGGGTCGTCGTGCGTTCGAGGGCGACGATGTGTCGGAGGTGCTGGCGTCGGTGCTGAAGACGGAGCCGGAGTGGAGCGCATTGCCGGCAGACTTGCCGGGGCCCGTGCGGCGACTGCTCAGGCGCTGCCTCGAGAAAGATCCGAAGAAGCGGCTCCGTGACGTTGGCGAAGGCATGTTGCAGTTGGAGGAAGGCCTCGCCACCGGATCCACGTCGTCAATCATGATGCCGGCGGTTGGCGATGCCAGTGTGTCGGGTGCGATGCCGGCAGCGCCGAGTCCGTTATGGCGACGGATGCTGCCAGTGGCCGCCGTGGTGGTGCTGACTGCCGGCGCCTACGCGGGCATCAATGCGTGGATGGCGCCACCGCCTGCCGATCCTCCGAGGCCGGTCAGATTCCAGCACGAGATTCCGCCGGCCTCTCCGATGTGGGTGTCCGGTGATCTTCGCGATCTCGCCGTGTCACCGGACGGAGGGGTGATTGTGTATGCCGTCCAGGAGCGATCCGGGTCACCCGAATTGTGGGTGCGACGGCTCGACCAACTTGAGGGTGCGCCGCTACGTGGTGCCGAGGGCGCCGGTGGTCCGTTTGTATCAGCCGACAGTCAGTGGGTCGGATTCGTCGACTCGAGCGATCGGGCAGCGGTGAAAAAGGTCTCGATTCTCGGTGGCCCGCCGGTGCCAGTGACGCGCCTCGCCGCAGGCGTTCATGGGGCGGCATGGATGACTGATGGCACCATCGTGTTTGGTATGCGAGGTGGACCCCTTCAGAGCGTCGGCCAGGCAGGCGGTGAGCCCGTGGCCCTCACGACCCTCGACAAGGAAGCCGGGGATGTGGAGCATCTCTGGCCGGCTGAGGTCCCCGGCACGTCGGTGGTGCTTTTTGTGACGGGGTCTGGAACCACTCCAGCGCTTGGCGGTCAGTTGGCGGCGTTCGACCGCGCCACCGGCCGCATTGCGCGCCTCAAGCTCGCGGGAGTGCACCCGCGGTACTTGCCGACGGGGCACGTCGTGTATGCCGTCTCCGACGGATCACTGAGGGCCGTGGCATTTGATGTCAGCACGATGACCGTGGCGGCGAATTCGGTGCCGGTGCTGGAAGGTGTGGCAATCAAGCCTACCGGCGCCGCGAATTTTGATACCTCTCGCGATGGCGCACTTGTGTACGGCGGAGGCGGCAATACGATGGCCGCCCTGCGGACGATCAACTGGACGAGCCGAACCGGGAAAGAGACCGCGATTCCGGCGGCCCCCCGCAACTACTACTACGCCCGCATTTCGCCTGATGGCAGTCAGCTGTCACTTGATGCGCGCGACCAGGAGCAGGACATCTGGATCTTTGACATTCGTCGTGAACATCTTGACCGGCTCACAGACACACCAGGCGCCGACCAGTACGGCCTCTGGGCCACGGGCGGGCAGCGCGTGGTGTTCAACTCCGAGGTCAAGGGCAAAAGCGAAATCTACCAGATGCGCCCGGATGGGACGGGTGGAATGGAGCAGTTGACCGACGCCTCGAAGGAGAAGGTCACCCCGTATCCCAATGCGATTACCCCGGATGGCAAGCAGGTCATCTTTCGGGCGGCGTCTGGTGTCGGCAAGAACGACTTGTGGATCTCATCCGCGACCGGCGACCGGTCCGTCAGCAAACTCCTGGCCAGTGAACATGATGAACGGAACGCCACGCTCTCGCCCGACGGCAAATGGATGGCGTATGAGTCTGACGACTCGGGGCGGTACGAGGTGTACGTGCGGCCGTTCCCTGACGTCAACAGTCGCAAATCGCCGGTCTCCACGAGCGGTGGCACCGAGCCCCTGTGGTCGCCCACCGGCAAGGAGATCTTCTACGTGTCTGAAGACAACCGGATGATGGCGGTGCCCGTATCAACCGCAAGCGGCTTTGTGGCCGAGAAACCCGTCGTGCTGTTTGACGCCATGCCGTACTACTTTGGGGGCCAGGGCCGGAACTACGATGTGACCAAAGATGGCCTGCGGTTCGTCATGGTCAAGAATCCCCCCAGCCTCGTCGGCCGGTCCATGCCGATTCTCGTGGTGCTGAACTGGGCCGAAGAACTCAAGTCGAAGATCAAGTGA
- a CDS encoding VCBS repeat-containing protein, whose amino-acid sequence MRILFISFTAVLTAAVQGPPTRLWIDATATTIGDTGNWTNKVEIADINGDGRLDLLFANGGNYSEPGPPEANVAFINRGQGQRFENVSTKVFGPIPDIARVIKARDINADGLTDIIVGTTYQTQSRLYLGTGEGAFTEVTATHLPQGPASIGDLEVGDVDLDGDLDMALADWGPGNNMTNDGGRTRLWLNDGTGHFSDATTAQMPAPLVRFSWDLELADVDNDYDLDVLVSCKRCTGGYLFRNDGKGKFTDDPRALPQYTNNYEYELMDLDGDNFLDIVTINDGEIVKEGGSNRREHVFRNDGKGRFRDATAQWWQPSENIGEDDNMVAFLDYDSDGDADFVIGSLSGPDRLMMNDGKGHLTVALDVFVGADTPGTLGLSLGDLDGDGRMDVVQAQGEHPTAIQERVFLGSGLKPDTAPPVVSMVSAVTPATGGRTTIRARVHDRKSPTLPTEWKRVVVEWTSAVGPQTTPLRWYGEYLWTAELPAAIAAGATYRVCATDAAGNSACSIPK is encoded by the coding sequence GTGCGCATCCTCTTCATCTCTTTCACAGCCGTCCTGACCGCCGCGGTTCAGGGGCCGCCAACTCGGCTCTGGATCGACGCCACAGCCACCACCATTGGTGATACCGGCAACTGGACCAATAAAGTCGAGATTGCCGACATCAATGGCGATGGTCGCCTCGATCTCCTGTTCGCCAATGGCGGCAACTACTCGGAACCCGGGCCGCCAGAAGCGAACGTCGCGTTCATCAATCGCGGGCAGGGCCAGCGATTCGAAAACGTCAGTACAAAGGTGTTTGGTCCCATCCCCGACATCGCCAGGGTGATTAAGGCGCGCGACATCAACGCCGACGGGCTCACCGACATCATCGTCGGAACCACGTATCAGACGCAGAGCCGGCTGTATCTGGGCACCGGCGAGGGCGCGTTCACTGAAGTGACGGCCACGCACCTTCCGCAGGGGCCGGCCAGCATCGGTGACCTCGAGGTGGGCGACGTCGATCTCGATGGCGATCTGGACATGGCGCTGGCCGACTGGGGCCCGGGCAACAACATGACAAACGACGGTGGCCGCACGAGGCTGTGGCTCAACGACGGCACTGGCCACTTCTCGGACGCGACCACGGCGCAGATGCCCGCACCTCTGGTCCGCTTTTCATGGGACCTCGAACTGGCGGACGTGGACAACGACTACGACCTGGACGTGCTGGTGTCATGCAAGCGCTGCACAGGGGGTTACCTGTTCCGCAACGACGGCAAAGGCAAGTTCACCGACGACCCCCGCGCGCTGCCGCAATACACGAACAACTACGAATACGAGCTGATGGATCTGGACGGCGACAACTTCCTCGACATCGTCACCATCAACGACGGCGAGATTGTGAAGGAAGGCGGCTCGAATCGTCGCGAGCATGTCTTCAGGAATGACGGCAAGGGACGTTTCCGCGATGCCACAGCCCAGTGGTGGCAGCCGAGCGAGAACATCGGCGAAGACGACAACATGGTGGCGTTCCTCGACTACGACTCGGACGGCGATGCCGACTTCGTCATCGGCTCACTTAGCGGTCCCGATCGGCTGATGATGAACGATGGCAAGGGGCATCTCACGGTCGCGTTGGATGTGTTTGTTGGGGCGGACACACCGGGCACGCTCGGCCTGTCGCTCGGCGATCTCGATGGCGACGGCCGCATGGACGTGGTGCAGGCGCAGGGCGAACATCCCACGGCGATTCAGGAACGCGTGTTCCTGGGCTCGGGCCTCAAGCCCGACACCGCGCCGCCTGTTGTCTCGATGGTGAGCGCGGTGACGCCCGCCACCGGAGGGCGCACCACCATCCGCGCCCGTGTGCACGATCGCAAGAGCCCGACGCTGCCGACCGAGTGGAAACGCGTCGTGGTTGAGTGGACGTCGGCCGTCGGGCCGCAGACGACGCCGCTGCGTTGGTATGGCGAGTATCTCTGGACGGCTGAGTTGCCGGCTGCCATCGCCGCCGGCGCAACCTATCGCGTCTGCGCCACAGATGCTGCCGGCAACAGCGCTTGTTCGATTCCAAAGTAA
- a CDS encoding transposase, translated as MLRNRRRWFEQAAVVEACRLELLRTSERHQFAVFAYVFMPDHVHALVEGVSEKADFRRFVYVFRRYTTTATKFTCPQGLWQDGYHERVLRRTEGTQRVIDYILTNPVRAGLVDQAVDYPFSWSCTYDELRPRA; from the coding sequence GTGCTGCGGAACCGGCGTCGATGGTTTGAGCAGGCGGCGGTTGTCGAGGCCTGCCGATTGGAATTGCTGCGCACATCTGAGCGCCATCAGTTTGCAGTTTTTGCGTACGTGTTTATGCCAGATCATGTCCACGCGCTGGTGGAAGGCGTGAGCGAGAAAGCCGACTTTCGCCGCTTTGTCTACGTGTTCCGGCGCTACACAACCACCGCTACGAAGTTCACCTGTCCACAGGGGCTCTGGCAGGACGGGTACCATGAACGCGTGCTGCGGCGAACCGAAGGGACACAAAGGGTCATCGACTACATTCTGACCAATCCCGTCCGGGCCGGTCTGGTGGACCAAGCGGTGGACTATCCGTTCAGTTGGAGTTGCACGTACGACGAACTGCGGCCTCGGGCTTGA
- a CDS encoding DUF1501 domain-containing protein, with product MSHRFTRPVTRRDALCKMGNGFGMLAFASLVGESLATVGAFEDRLPGQAPRKLDHPARAKRVIFLFMNGGVSQVDSFDPKPMLAKYHGQPLPGGEVATERKTGMLLKSPFEFKRYGKSGIEVSELFPHVGECADDICFVRSMHTDIPNHEPSMLMMNTGHTQAGRPSMGAWLTYGLGSDNKNLPGFVVLCPQVPTTVGPPLWNNAFLPAMHQGTFIADKVERPDQIIGKDFDPKKLVSFIHNKDFTLPEQRRELDLLAKLDKMRQTGEVRDPQLEAAISSMEVAYRMQTEAPDVFDIRKESEATLKLYGMGSTARGCLMAVRLVERGVRMVQVYYAAGDPWDHHSDIQLHRKNAKDSDQPFAAVIKDLKSRGLFEDTLVVCGSEFGRTPVVEVGGGAGTTQNGRDHNPFGFTMWLAGGGIKGGMTYGATDDFGFKAVENPVHVHDLHATILHLMGIDHTKLTYRYSGRDFRLTDVAGKVIHDIIQVSRVRNSPRALRPRSSSPRPVARAVPGPEEATASSGCSSSRGELPRTPPGADGRTAPPAPGALGTPRARPDIS from the coding sequence ATGTCTCACCGATTTACGCGCCCCGTCACCCGCCGCGATGCCCTCTGCAAAATGGGCAACGGCTTCGGCATGCTGGCGTTTGCCAGCCTTGTCGGTGAATCACTCGCCACCGTTGGGGCGTTTGAGGATCGCCTGCCTGGTCAGGCGCCGCGGAAGCTGGACCATCCGGCTCGCGCCAAACGCGTCATCTTCCTGTTCATGAACGGCGGTGTGTCGCAGGTGGACAGCTTCGATCCCAAGCCGATGCTGGCGAAGTATCACGGACAGCCGCTGCCGGGCGGCGAGGTGGCCACTGAACGCAAGACCGGGATGTTGTTGAAGTCGCCGTTTGAGTTCAAGCGCTACGGCAAGAGCGGCATCGAGGTCAGCGAGTTGTTCCCGCATGTGGGCGAATGCGCCGACGACATCTGCTTCGTGCGATCGATGCATACCGACATTCCGAATCACGAGCCGTCGATGCTCATGATGAATACCGGCCACACGCAGGCGGGCCGGCCGTCGATGGGCGCGTGGCTCACGTACGGCCTGGGGTCGGACAACAAGAACCTGCCCGGCTTTGTGGTGTTGTGTCCGCAGGTGCCCACCACGGTGGGGCCGCCGCTGTGGAACAACGCGTTCCTGCCGGCGATGCACCAGGGCACGTTCATCGCCGACAAGGTGGAACGGCCCGATCAGATCATCGGCAAAGACTTCGACCCGAAGAAGCTGGTGTCGTTCATCCACAACAAGGACTTCACGCTGCCCGAGCAGCGGCGCGAACTGGACCTGCTCGCGAAGCTCGACAAGATGCGGCAGACCGGTGAGGTGCGCGACCCGCAGCTGGAGGCGGCCATCAGCTCGATGGAAGTGGCGTATCGGATGCAGACGGAAGCGCCGGATGTGTTTGATATCCGCAAGGAGTCGGAAGCGACGCTGAAGCTCTACGGCATGGGCAGCACGGCACGCGGCTGCCTGATGGCCGTGCGGCTTGTCGAGCGCGGCGTGCGCATGGTGCAGGTGTATTACGCGGCCGGCGACCCCTGGGATCACCACAGCGACATTCAGTTGCACCGCAAGAACGCGAAGGATTCGGACCAGCCGTTCGCGGCGGTCATCAAGGACCTCAAGTCACGCGGCTTGTTCGAAGACACGCTCGTGGTGTGCGGCTCCGAGTTTGGCCGGACGCCGGTGGTGGAAGTGGGCGGCGGTGCGGGCACTACGCAGAACGGCCGCGATCACAACCCCTTCGGGTTCACGATGTGGTTGGCCGGCGGCGGCATCAAGGGCGGCATGACCTACGGCGCCACCGACGACTTCGGCTTCAAGGCCGTGGAGAACCCTGTGCACGTCCACGACCTGCACGCGACGATCCTCCACCTGATGGGCATCGACCACACCAAGCTCACCTACCGCTACAGCGGCCGCGATTTCCGTCTGACGGATGTCGCCGGCAAAGTCATCCACGACATCATCCAAGTGTCCCGGGTGAGGAACAGCCCGAGAGCCCTCCGTCCCCGGTCCTCAAGCCCGCGGCCCGTGGCTCGGGCTGTTCCCGGCCCCGAGGAGGCGACCGCAAGCTCGGGCTGTTCCTCCAGCCGCGGGGAGTTGCCCCGCACCCCCCCCGGCGCTGACGGCCGCACCGCCCCCCCCGCCCCTGGGGCCCTCGGGACCCCACGGGCGCGGCCCGATATTTCCTGA
- a CDS encoding PSD1 domain-containing protein — translation MRQIFLRARFIASCVFTAGLLVTVVTVRADDQQLAAAAQTPEFFETRVRPILAAACYECHAEEAKGDLRVDSREALLRGGESGPAIVPGNPDQSLLVQAVRQADPSAPRMPKGKSKLKPEDIEVLAEWVRAGAQWPASAAKPAAAPAAPRVMEITPAHRAFWSIQPLARPAVPVVKNTSWAKTDIDRFVLARLEREGMRPVAAADKLALIRRTTLDLTGVPPTPEEVDGFLKDNSPTAFARLVDRLLASPKYGETWGRMWLDVARYGEDDYRSLDPEGRGFNPYPHAYLYRDWVIKAFNSDMPYDQFVKAQLAADLMDETVRVRNLPALGFLGLGPWYYDNGAVEITRADERHDRVDAVSRGFLGLTVGCARCHDHKYDPIPTTDYYALGGVFLNTEYHEYPQAPKAVVDEFKAQEKKIEKKQELLGQYLQNESQQLAETLAFQASKYMVAAWRVTGEPKDEKAKVVEAQKLDHELFDRWLRFLGKPPTFYPFLTPWQEMVKSGGTEDQAKRLAGEFQDLVIDVLLARREVKIENDIIAAKALPGTKPKERLNKPNAFVTNDDFCPGCGLELKTMPIDRTSLWTDVFSRDLDSPNNPGSGMMPTPGLLAFRGWGLERQLGPDRRALVQGLRDDIAAMQKALPEPYPYVHGVREYPTPPVNLKVAIRGSAYRSGPEVPRGFLSVLGTPERQAFSKGSGRLELADAIIAQPISARVIVNRIWKGHFGTGLVDTPSNFGWNAEKPSHPELLDYLAQYFIANGRSIKALHREILRSAVYQLSTTHDAANFDKDAGNRLYWRSNRARLSAEQLRDSVLFVAGSLEDKMGGPSTVLTPLSGRRTVYGKISRYRLDDFLQLFDFPSPMQSAEKRFNTNVPLQRLFLMNSDFMQQQAERIAERVNSELTDDARIRKAYRLIFGRTPTAPELAAGLEFLDAEPMRQYEERKAKELKDAKDAEDAAAAAKMGAGAKPQAAPAATAPAPPSSPVVAAPPGAPAPDGMMAGVMPGAAGPPDEKKKPVTAFGRYVKILLSSNEFLFLN, via the coding sequence ATGCGTCAAATATTCTTGCGCGCGCGCTTCATCGCGAGCTGCGTCTTCACCGCCGGGTTGCTTGTCACGGTGGTCACGGTGCGGGCCGACGACCAGCAATTGGCAGCGGCCGCGCAAACGCCGGAGTTCTTCGAAACGCGGGTGCGGCCGATCCTGGCGGCGGCGTGTTACGAGTGCCACGCTGAAGAGGCCAAGGGCGACCTGCGCGTGGATTCGCGCGAGGCGCTGCTTCGCGGTGGCGAGTCGGGGCCGGCGATTGTGCCCGGCAATCCGGACCAGAGTCTGTTGGTGCAGGCCGTGCGGCAAGCGGACCCGTCGGCGCCACGCATGCCGAAGGGCAAGTCGAAGCTGAAGCCCGAAGATATCGAAGTGCTGGCCGAGTGGGTGCGCGCCGGTGCGCAATGGCCGGCAAGCGCCGCCAAACCTGCCGCCGCGCCTGCCGCGCCGCGCGTGATGGAGATCACGCCGGCGCATCGCGCGTTCTGGTCCATCCAGCCGTTGGCGCGTCCGGCCGTGCCGGTGGTCAAGAACACGTCCTGGGCAAAGACCGACATCGATCGCTTTGTGCTGGCACGCCTCGAACGGGAAGGCATGCGGCCCGTTGCCGCAGCCGACAAGCTTGCGTTGATTCGACGGACCACGCTGGACCTGACGGGCGTTCCGCCCACACCTGAAGAAGTGGACGGGTTCCTGAAGGACAACTCGCCCACGGCCTTCGCGCGTCTTGTGGATCGCCTGCTGGCATCACCGAAGTATGGCGAGACGTGGGGACGCATGTGGCTGGACGTCGCCCGTTACGGCGAAGACGACTATCGGAGTCTGGATCCGGAGGGACGGGGTTTCAATCCGTATCCCCACGCGTATCTCTACCGCGACTGGGTCATCAAGGCGTTTAACAGCGACATGCCGTATGACCAGTTCGTGAAAGCGCAACTGGCGGCCGACCTCATGGACGAGACGGTGCGCGTGCGCAACTTGCCGGCGCTCGGTTTCCTCGGTCTGGGCCCCTGGTATTACGACAACGGCGCCGTGGAAATCACGCGCGCGGACGAACGGCACGACCGCGTGGACGCGGTGAGCCGCGGCTTCCTGGGCCTCACGGTGGGCTGCGCGCGCTGCCACGACCACAAGTACGATCCCATTCCGACCACGGACTACTACGCCCTCGGCGGCGTCTTCCTGAACACCGAATACCACGAGTATCCGCAGGCGCCCAAAGCGGTGGTGGACGAGTTCAAGGCGCAGGAAAAGAAGATTGAAAAGAAGCAGGAACTGCTTGGGCAGTATCTGCAGAACGAATCACAGCAATTGGCGGAGACGCTCGCGTTCCAGGCGTCGAAATACATGGTGGCGGCGTGGCGCGTGACGGGCGAGCCCAAGGACGAGAAAGCCAAAGTCGTTGAGGCCCAGAAGCTGGACCATGAGCTGTTCGACCGCTGGCTGAGATTTCTTGGGAAGCCGCCCACGTTTTATCCGTTCCTCACACCGTGGCAGGAGATGGTCAAGAGCGGCGGCACGGAAGACCAGGCGAAGCGCCTGGCCGGCGAGTTCCAGGATTTGGTGATCGACGTGCTGCTCGCACGTCGCGAAGTGAAGATCGAGAACGACATCATTGCGGCCAAGGCGCTGCCCGGCACCAAGCCCAAAGAGCGCCTGAACAAACCAAACGCCTTCGTGACCAACGACGACTTCTGCCCCGGCTGCGGTCTCGAGCTGAAGACAATGCCGATTGATCGGACCAGTTTGTGGACGGATGTGTTTTCGCGCGATCTCGACAGCCCGAATAATCCCGGGTCGGGCATGATGCCCACACCCGGATTGCTCGCGTTCCGTGGATGGGGACTCGAGCGGCAGCTGGGACCCGACCGGCGGGCACTCGTTCAGGGCCTGCGCGATGACATTGCCGCGATGCAGAAGGCGCTGCCAGAGCCGTATCCGTACGTGCACGGCGTCCGCGAATATCCCACGCCCCCGGTCAACCTGAAAGTGGCCATTCGCGGCAGCGCCTATCGCTCGGGGCCGGAAGTGCCGCGCGGTTTCCTGTCGGTGCTCGGCACACCCGAACGCCAGGCCTTCTCGAAAGGCAGCGGCCGCCTGGAACTGGCGGACGCCATCATCGCCCAACCCATCTCCGCCCGCGTCATCGTCAATCGCATCTGGAAGGGTCACTTCGGAACGGGCCTGGTGGATACGCCCAGCAACTTTGGGTGGAACGCTGAGAAGCCGAGTCATCCGGAGCTGCTCGACTACCTGGCGCAGTATTTCATCGCCAACGGGCGATCGATCAAGGCGTTGCATCGCGAGATTCTGCGCAGCGCGGTGTACCAGCTCAGCACCACACATGACGCGGCCAACTTCGACAAGGACGCGGGGAATCGGCTGTACTGGCGCAGCAATCGCGCGCGTCTGAGTGCCGAGCAGTTGCGCGACTCGGTGCTGTTTGTGGCCGGGTCACTCGAAGACAAGATGGGTGGACCGTCCACGGTGCTGACGCCGCTCTCTGGACGCCGGACGGTGTACGGAAAGATCAGCCGCTACCGGCTGGACGACTTCCTGCAGCTGTTCGACTTCCCCAGTCCGATGCAGTCGGCGGAAAAGCGCTTCAACACCAACGTGCCGCTGCAGCGGCTGTTCCTGATGAACAGCGACTTCATGCAGCAGCAGGCCGAACGCATCGCCGAGCGGGTCAACAGCGAACTGACTGACGACGCGCGTATCAGGAAGGCGTATCGGCTGATCTTTGGCAGGACGCCGACAGCGCCTGAACTGGCGGCCGGGCTGGAGTTCCTGGATGCCGAGCCGATGCGCCAGTACGAAGAGCGCAAGGCGAAGGAACTGAAAGACGCGAAGGACGCTGAGGATGCGGCGGCTGCGGCAAAGATGGGCGCAGGCGCGAAGCCGCAAGCGGCCCCGGCAGCCACGGCGCCAGCACCACCATCGTCACCTGTGGTGGCGGCGCCGCCCGGGGCCCCGGCGCCCGACGGCATGATGGCCGGCGTGATGCCCGGTGCGGCTGGCCCGCCGGATGAGAAGAAGAAGCCCGTGACCGCGTTCGGGCGCTACGTGAAGATCCTGCTCAGTTCGAATGAGTTCCTGTTCCTGAATTAG